In one Lycium barbarum isolate Lr01 chromosome 7, ASM1917538v2, whole genome shotgun sequence genomic region, the following are encoded:
- the LOC132603216 gene encoding uncharacterized protein LOC132603216 — protein MARHPLEGFEVMYEVQRLPRESALHFKREIRESTDIDEDYAHFLMLSLDYHKESTNDGGNEGPAVVRDKFNNDVDEFEDEYEDEDDTDCMKFLANVTPKENSYVLKIDRSDGSPVIVKYEKEGGSDEEYEHLERGKQHDTGDKKDLDKVASQPFSKTVLENDSDIGPFGLVTQKEKGRVNGALKRRRKGEAADVDGDDVILPEKHHNSS, from the coding sequence ATGGCGCGACACCCCTTGGAGGGCTTTGAAGTTATGTATGAAGTTCAGCGTTTACCGAGAGAGAGTGCACTCCATTTCAAAAGGGAGATTAGAGAATCGACAGATATCGATGAAGATTATGCACATTTTTTGATGCTTTCCCTTGACTATCATAAAGAGTCCACAAATGATGGCGGAAATGAAGGTCCCGCTGTTGTTAGAGATAAGTTTAATAATGATGTGGACGAGTTTGAGGACGAATACGAGGATGAGGATGATACAGATTGCATGAAGTTTTTGGCTAATGTTACGCCAAAGGAGAACTCATATGTGCTTAAAATCGATAGAAGCGATGGGTCTCCTGTGATTGTAAAGTACGAGAAAGAAGGTGGATCTGATGAAGAGTACGAACATTTGGAACGGGGAAAACAACATGACACTGGGGATAAGAAGGATTTGGATAAAGTAGCAAGTCAGCCATTTTCAAAAACTGTCCTGGAAAATGACAGTGATATTGGGCCTTTTGGTCTTGTTACTCAGAAGGAAAAAGGGCGTGTGAACGGTGCATTAAAAAGGCGTCGTAAGGGTGAGGCAGCTGATGTAGATGGAGATGATGTCATACTTCCGGAGAAACATCACAACTCTTCTTGA